GAAGGGGAGAGACCCTCTACGGGATCATTCTGCGGCGGGGAGTCTGAACCCACCGCGGCACTTAACGTTACGTTGTTTCTGATGTGTGAAAAGTTTGCCACGTCCACGCCGAGGATGTTGTCCATGAGAGCGGCTtgctgaaaataaaacaaactaatataaaactttagatCAGtgaaactattttggacaattGAGcaccttttccaaaatgaaccgatcaattgttattattaattctgacttaggtcaacagaagacagagtgagaattagcaatgctttaactTCGATATCGACCCCAACTGGTCGCGATATCGCGCTTGCTCGGAAATAAAACATGGATAGGTCTAGAGCGCGGCAAGCATTCGTCGTTATTGCCAAACGATGTCTTTGAGGAATatatattaatcaaaataagcTGACAGCTGGTCAGTCAAAGAAACATGGTGGGCATCATTAAAGCGGTGTAGTGAAAAATATGTCGCGTTAATATTTACCGCTAAGTATCCTCACCTGTTGATTAAAGACAGCGTCTTGTAAGAGGTTAGTTGGCACTTCAGGTGAGAAGTCTGTGGAGGGCCTGCGCAACGCGTCTTCGGCGATCGCGCTACCGATCTTATGAGACTCGACTTGTGAGTCAATTAGTCTCTGCATCTCTGCATCGCCCTCTGAAATCGCATCAGTCAAGTCGCGTGGAAACATCGCACAGGACGCCGTCTCTGCGAAAGAAACGTTGCACGTTCGCTTCTACCTCGCCTCGTGCGCTGCTCGCTTTATTAAGTGTccagtttattttgtttttgtatattattgtcgaaaattttagtacaagcattatcttattaaattacgaattaatgttaataaagcaaatgttttgttgtacAAAAAGACTTGgtttttctgtaatttttaatttttaatgagtgtataattaatatatagatGAATGTTAGTATGAAAGTGTGGTTAGTTTAATAACACGCAGCAGCGTACGATTATTAACATAAACGGAATCAAATAACTTAAACGGattagtattaataattagtCAACTTTATCTCCCTTTTTGATATGCGAACTTGTAGAATACACTAAAAAAcacacataaaacattttaatagagcaattatttataaacatcgaTAGAGCAAATTCAAACAATAACAGTACTGCAATGTGTACTGCTCTGGATCATTCATCTATAAACGCATATTGTTATTACTTATATTCTCTTTATAATGACAGTGACAACAATATGTGCCCATACACGTCCCTGCAGTAGAAACCCACAATAATGTGTACTCACTCTGCTTGTAGATTTCGTATGAATCTTGTTCGTCGTGTTGTGGCGGTGTGTATGAATCGGTTACCAAGGTATTGTTAGCGACGAGACATTCCACATCTTTAGTCCAAGGATTCCTGAAAtaacacatttataaatacaccGACTAACATGACGCatgtttagaaatattaacaaaagtaGAAACATACTTAAACGGTTTGAAATGCGTCGTGATTCTTGCTAAAGAGCCATCTTTACGTCGGAATGAGTATGGCAGCGTGTGCGCAGGTTCGCGTCTTAGTAACGCTAGTTTGTGCGTACGCGCAACACCTCCCAACTCCTGCGCACTCACATACTCGTATAGGCTGGTACCGAGTAACTCTTGTGGTAGGAAACCTAGAGCTAGGGTCACCCTGGAATACATTAGTAAAAGTTACCAACCTCAGTTGTGTTAAAATTAGAAAGtgtgaataaaaatgaaaacgaagttaaaagtaaaagggtattttttattcaataaagatggaagatgattttttttttttataagagaagggggcaaacgagcagcgggaacaccaaggtgttcaacgacgcccatggacatctgcaataccagaggaatcgcaaatgcgttgccggcctttgagatggtgatacgctcgcttcttgaaggaccctaagtcgtactggtttggaaataccgccgaggacagaccattccacaacgcggccgtgcgcggcaagaaatttcgcgagaatgATAGATACTCGTATTAATAGGAAGAAATACTAAAAGGACTAAGTATGTAGCGTTATAATTCAAGAATGGACTGTCATCTGTCAAAACTTTTATACGTCAttttagtgatttttaaaaaatgtaaatttttatttgtaaatataatttatgaacaaactaaagaaataaaaaaaaatacaatttattgtgTGAAATTTGTCGGAAATCGCTACTAACTACAGTCCCATGAatactttgtatataaaataaaatgattttgtatATCTGTACTAAACGTACTAGTACTATTGTCACTCTCGATCATGCTGACATCTATAGGGAACCAAAAGGCAGTTTTTTCCCCCATTAGTTGTTCTTATAATCTTCCTTAAGACAGCAGCATTTGATTAgccatggaatactgctcttACCTCTGGTCGACGAAGAGGAACTTTCCATCAGTGGCATGTCTAGAGATGTACTGCAAGCACCTCGCAGGAGACCGGGTTGGTATGGGAACTTGCTGCCCAAGAGTCGGTGAGAGGTCTGGTAGTGCACGTCCAACCGCCACGAGGCAGGAAATGTTACCTGCCTCCCCGTCCTCCCCTCCATCGCCCGCGACGCTACCCCCTTCTAGTTCGGCTGGTGTCCAGGACTTGAGATACCCTAAtgcatataaatgttttaagaaatgtatattttttaaagtaaattttatattattttaatgtcgtTTTTGTTACTCCTTAAAAAGGGATGCTGTAATTAGACGATGTTACAAATCTCGCCAAATACATATTTCCCGTGTTACGCCCTTTGATGTTGTACTTAGCGTTTCATTGCCGTTGTTGTCAACATTCAAAATTTGAATAGTTCCATAGGAGACAAAGATTAAgatgatattaattaaaaataagtctaGACTAGATACAAGGATATCTACTTCATCATATTAacgataataaaaaagtttattcacCTGTACATTGTACAACACAATATTTCTTCTCGTTCTGTTTCTTCCTCATCTTGGAGCTTCCTTCCCCTTCCTCCTTTACCTGCCCGCCGGACTGTTGTGACGAGGATCCAGAGACAGACGGTGTAGAGGCAGCAGATGTGATTGCGCGGCACTTGATGCGACAGAAGAAGGAGCGCCGCGCCCCCGGACACAGTCTTGACGCCCCCGTCACCATATCCGCTTTCACTGGTAACATCGCTGCACATATACTTTGCTAGTGAGTCACGCAAACAACacaaaacacaacaaaaataaaaaaaaatatcaccagctaattattattgtgaaatttgaatttaatctacgcaaaataaaaacaaataatacaattgtTTCAACAACGTAATCAACAATTgccaatatttataattgttattaattgagatttttttttaattatcattttatatataacatgaaCTGAAAGGAGCGTcagtggctcagaggttaagctttcgacttgtaatctgcaggtcctgggttcgaatcccgccatgtactaatgagtttttcgattttctttacatatgtacatttatccgaagttcttacgatgaaggaaaacatcgtgatacaacctgcacatatttgagaagaaattcaaagatacatGTGATGTCAAGCGGCAtatggccagcgtggttgactatggcctagtcactcgtAACTTAGGGTAAGCTCCGAACTGAATGAGATGCCGTACATGTATGTAACTGACAATGTTATCTCAAACTATATTCGAAGTTGATAAATATTGATTGACTGCAAAAAAGTATTATAGTAGAATAGTACTGAATTACATGAGCTGAAAGTGTTGCATCATATAGTTAACAGGAAATATTGAAGTTTGCCGAATTCGCATTGCCAAAACTAATAGTTAAATTGCATTGCCGATAAAGATAACAAATTGCaaagtgttttaaattagaacTGTATAGTTCCCGTTCGCAAAGatataaacacaaattaatacaaagcAGAGGTTAGACACTGAAATATTTGGAGTAAGCAGAGATAATATGTCGTTATACTAACTTTTGGCATCAATGAGCCGCTCCCTCGGGCTCAGGTCCGATGAGGAGAGTTGCTCCTTCACCTTAGCCACGTCTTTTGGATGTAAGATATCGAATAAACTCTGTCCAAGTAACTCCGACTGAAACATCAACATTAAATCAGTTAATAGAATACAAGAACAAGGATTCGTTTTGTAGTTTcctaataatgaaaattacataACCTCAGTGTTTACCAAAACAACTGATTGCATGAATTTATGACTTTGTCTCTCCCCAAAACAGTACAAAGGCTGGATTATATTTCTtgatatcttaaaattaataatatcgtTGAAAACGGGTAACAAAAGTTCTCTACACATTACTTTGtccatttctttttcttttacgtGAGCTGTGTATAACATACTAAAAGTATAGTTGGTATAACAAATTAGATAGACTGACCTGATCGTAGTTCAGCATTCTGCTAACCGAGGTGGATACGTATAGGAGTCGCCCGCGGTCACAACCGACGACGATCAGGAATGCATTGTGCGCCGCGTGTAACACCATCGTGTTCAGTTCGCGCTCCGACAGGAAAGCGGGGCGGGGGCGCGCTGTGAGGGGGCCGGCGGAAAGCGCCCCTCGCACCGACCGCAAGTACTGCACCGCCATACGCAGCACCGTCAGCTTGTCCAACTTGCGCGACATCGCACCGCACATTGGGATCATTGCGCTCAACTCTGATATGTATGTGTTCATCTTGTCTCGACGACGCTTCTCAATCTCGCTGTGGTTTTGCCTATAGAGTAGACTGTGGTTAAGATACATACAGCGTAAGTAGGACTCCAGCAAGATAGATATATAATCTGGTCACTGAATAAAGGAAGCAAGGGACCGATCATAGATGGGGGAGGCCCACGTCGAGCATGAGACGATGGATCGGAATGGATAGATGAATTTTGAACCgacttacaaaaattttactaggttttacaaaatttatcttgataattactataaaaaaatgacgcTTCTATAATGTATGTAACTTACAATGCATCGATCCAATAAGAATCATTATCGTTTTCATATGTAGAAAACTAGCTAAGAACTAAcatgtaattgaaatttaaattaacaaattgaaCTTAAGCACATCTCCACCGTTATACGAAAGatcagttattttatatagtgttGAAACTCATTAAACTTGTGCATTGAACTGCGACATTATTACGACTTTTCATaagaaaatatcaaagaacactaagcattaaaatatttcaggaTCGAATGTTaatcaatatattattgtatattataacaggttaatgttattattaactaggAAGTGACAATTACTACCAATCTACACTTTTGAATGTACTTAAGTACTTTTATTACTTACgtacttttattttgtgaaatgtCATTTGATGATCACAATTAACTAATTCGATCCCAAATAACAAGCTAATTTAACTCATTCAATGTATGTTTAAAGCagaaattaattctaaaaaaaaacaaagaaaaagttcCTTTTTAACCAAGGTACAAGTTAAGCAAGTAGTGTATATGCTTACTTTTTATCAGGCATGGTTCTTGTAGAGCGTGTCTCGTCTGTGCCATCGTCATCGTAGACGCTTGCCGAGCCACTATTTAAAGAtgcaaatattgaattaaaaaaaatcttttctatctatctataagAAGCATTCAATcggtaaatataataacttgtgtttttattccttatttagtattataaatgcgactgtttggatggatgagtagatgtatgttagaaggtatccccagaacggctacatggatttcgctgaaatttggcataaacgtagaacacataggctactaataatttttttattaattccgcgcggacagaatcCCGGCCGACAACTAGTCAAAAATTAATCTGCAAACGAACAAGAAAGTAGTAAAAAGaagagattttttaaatcaaattaactttCTTGTCAGTACTTCGTGATTTAGACTTTTGCCccagaaaaaaaactatctttaTGGTCTTATGATTGCAGAAGTCCTCTACACGAGCCAAAATAAGGTACGATTTTGGTTAGTAACAATAACAAGGATAAGGTTAAGAAACATACCCACGGGACGATCGTGTTACAAGTTTGCCGAGTAATTATAAGTCTTCGATTCGTATCCATCAAATTAGAGGAAAACTTTAACATCCAAATAGTACATGGATCTGATTTGGCTTATGGGAAATCTCTTGTAATTTGTagtgaataaatttaactatcAATTTCTAAAAGGCAAAacttaaaaaggtttttttaatcaagtaTTTTACAAGcgtttaatgaaaaaagtaaCTGAATCATAACAGCAATCTAATGTAGCGAAACAGCCGCTCGAACTGAACTTGATTTATTCCATCATGGGAGCGATGTTGGTCTGTAAGAGTCTGAGAAACTGCTATCCCTTGTTTCAAACAGTCGAGGTAAAGTCACGGAGAATCAGGACTGATATTGTATTGGGTAATTTTCACTTGTAGTGATCAATGCAGGCAACGTCCTACGTTAGATGACCAAAGACAGGATGGATGAATGTAATTATCTCAATGAAGTCGCTATGTGATATAAGGGTGTTGTACCTATATATTAAGGTAGCTAATGTTGGAATCAACAGACGACGTTTTATTTCGATACAACGATAAGGGGAGGTTGCAAATATTGTAAGCAAAATAGCAGGCAACAAATAGGGAACGATATATGTATCTCTAGGCGAAATTCAAAGGATAAAGTACTTTTCATTCAAAGGTAATAGGAATGGCAGGTGGGCTTTTGCGGAGCGAGGGTTTGCTACACCGTTACCAAAGGCAACCTATTACCAATGCTTAGGGTcgtcaaaatttttttttcaactcaTTAGTCAGTCATTCGGCGCCATCATTTTATATTGGCAATGAACGTTGGTAGCTAATGTAATCTATTTATGTTTTGCAttcgatttataaaaaactagcttttacccgcgactccgtccgcgcggaataaaaatagaaaacggtgtaaaaattttcagtcaaatcgattcagccgttcttgagttataaatagtgtaactaacacgactttcttttatatatatatagatatagatacataaaatgtacttaaatgaaaattaacttaataatatttcatttctcTTTGCAATTTAGTTTCATAGTTTTCAAATAACACTAAAAGCCCTAGAAGCCTTTAACAGAGTCTTTGGCTACcaatacctttttttatattataaagtggccAACAAGCAAGCTGGCACCTGAATTTTCCGAAATTGCGAAACGACCGCTACGCATAGATATCTGCAATCGCAGATGtgttacctacctttaatcaacggaggagaggacgcacagaaagaggatatttgcccttcctatgcgtaggctccttcgtcaaatccacttccctttcaTATCCTTATAAGAATAGGGTGGGAAATGTATGCTAAAATTAGGCCACCGGCATGCACACAGCATACAGACAAATCTAAGACGACAACTACTAACAACTATTCCATGGATCCTATTTTTTCGTCTTATTTTGCTACTTTAACCGCATTCTGGTAAGTTCCAGAATTGCCTACTATTTTTTGGAATCTAGGAATATTGAATACATAATGAAATGTCGAGacaaaaacaagtaaaaaatattttacgaaatgTTTCATAAAGTATTAATGTGTATCTGAATTTGAGAATTTTGtcgaatttatttatgataccgtatttttattagacaAGTCACGTCCTAATTTCCAGCAGTTGTTTTGGTTCGTATACGGAAACTAAGTTCAATACGAATTCATACTcaagaactttttttaaagcagttataagtatttttatttactttgtccGCATTAAGTATTGTCTTCGGGaagcattttaataattcaggctaattatttcaattccaTGACCAGATAAAGTCACCTTGAAAAACTTATCCTTCGACTGTTGCTTTTTCAACAAGTTAAAAGACTGAGTTTCAATTTTCTTGAAATGTTTgaattatatcaattaaaagttATGAACTTTCTTTTCATGATTTCAAACAAAGTTCATTTTCCTGTTTTAGGGCTAAACGAATAGTTGAAaccgatataaataaatatacaggGTGTCTGGAAAAGACGTGTATCAAGAATGTATATAactcttaatattaaattaacatggTGTTCTAAAACcggcataaaaataatacttagcGACAACTATCTTTGTGTAAAAAAGCCTAATGTGGATGTACTATAAAGTATGTAAGACTTACTACGATGAAGGTTTTCGTTTCCTTGTTGAGTTGTCGAGCACCGTGACCGTCGACGGCGCAGGCGTGGCCAGCGAGTTCTCGCAGTTGGCCATCTCGTAGCTCTCCGAGCTagcaaaatatacaaataatgttacaaacaCATTCATCGCTAGTATGAATTATCTTATGGGTTAACCGAGAATATAAAAACGCAGCTTGAGGGCTTTTCAATGGCATGCTTCATTACATCGTCgtgtagttttatattttttccgccaggttttttatattcccGATCAAGCTGTACACAGAGTAAGTAATGGTAGTTGAACATGTCAATTGTAGAGTATAGGTATCTGCTACTGCTATAAGCTGcccaaacaaaaataaaggttAATCGTATACAACAActcttaattttgtatatcacTAATCAATTTTCTGAAAAGAGCAAAAATACAGAATATTCTGTTTGAAACCACATTTTCTTAGGTCTCTAAAATTTGCTAGAAGAATAAtaatgttagaaaatagtattatttgtttcattataTTGAAAGTAATATCTCATCAACATCCATAAATTTTTCCCTAATTATTGTTGTACAAAATgagtaattttgatttatattacaagtaaataataaaggatGCTAAATCGCTATATTAAGTACCCCAATAGAATTTTTAAGGCtaactattaaattgttaattaaacattagcCCAGAATATCAAATATGACATACCAGTTACTACTATACTACTTAACTACACTTTAGTTGGGAAATGcacaataaacattatttattcgcCTCAAGGCCACATTATCTTGTAAGAGAAAACTTAGTGTACGGATCTAGGAATCTCTGACAGCTGGGTGAAGTTCCTTGTCTGCAGTATAATTGTATAACAAAGATCTGAACACCATCTCAAATGATGCATCAAATCAAAGAGCAGATGGCCAGAGACACGaagtttaccttttttatattatcgaAATTCAACTGTATTAATAACAGAAGACGAATTATCTAACGCTCGTGTGATATGTAAAGAAACATAGAGACCAATAACaactttttgctataaaatttatGGAATTTGTCTTTGCCCGAATATCAATTTGATTCCAGGATAGGCGTCTTTACTTTGTGAACCTTGAACATTCGCCTAAACACGATAGTGTGGCCACAGTATAACGTAAAAACAAAGGTTTAAAGCCCCGGTTATAGTGAGAAGCATGCATAgttgcaattttaaataaataaaataaaaacatctacataatttttaaaacatatatttttaataaattcggTGTCCAGAAAGTAAACAACAGGAGATCAGGCATTCTGTGGATTAAAATATGACGTAACGCAAGATATTCTAATCCAAAGTTTTTGTAGGTACATAGGAAGAGCCTAAATTCTCTTACAAATTTATACAACTTGAGGTATATGTAGGTATTTTCCTTTATCaaaatacataacaaaaatagttcaattaaaaaaaaaacacaaattaaagcGCAAAATACAAAGTAGCATTAAAAGCACGTGTGGCAAATAGCAAACAGAATAGTTTTGTTGCTCACTAATGATGGTTCTTCCTCTTGCGCTGGTCATTGTGGTGGGTTGTGAGTGGCAGCGAGGTGGTGTCGGCGGGCGTGTACGCCGCCTGTAGGGCCCCGCCCTCACAACCGTTGCCCGCTGTCAGCTCGTACGCCGATACCGCGCTCGTGTTCGCCccacaaaataatattcaaaatcaaCCTCCAATACACAcactaaaatatttcaaacaaattcaTACTCATTTGAATTATGTCACGATTAATATCGCCAAATAATACTCGTACTAAACATAATATCACTAAAATTGAccatgaatttaaaatttgcgcATGCGCAAGTGTGTTCGCTTGGCTTAAGAAAACATGCATTGGCAGTAAAAACACCTATGACTATTGTTCTCGTAGCCGTGAATTTTGACCTTCGCGTCGTAACACGTGTAGTATAAGAGCACTGCTGTTATCTCtgctttttcaaatataataataaagatggaaatattatagtaatacATGTCTTACAACAGTCGAGTCTTTCCATAACCATGTCCACTCCTATGACGCCATATACCATAAGAAAACCACACAGCTAAATGTTAATCTCAAGTTAGCAATAACAACGTATTTGGTATTGCTAACCGAAGATGTTTACATACAAGACTTAGTAGACGTAGTTTGATTTCAGATTATGGAAATGtcacattaaaattacatttcccTAATCTGTTaagattatgttttttgttatcataattacataattatattaaactagctgttacccgcgactccgtccgcgcggaataaaaaaatagaaaacggggtaaaattatcctatgtccgtttcctggttctaagctacctgcccaccaattttcagtcaaatcgattcagccgttcttgagttataaatagtgtaactaacacgactttcttttatatatatatagatagataaaatatcttttccTTAACATAAACAAAGTAAAGAGTACACACGCGCACGTGCAAACATGCTGCGTACAATCACATAATGTATTTGCAACCGCCAGATTGTGAATTCATCAATTTATAATCTCACTATatagagatatttttattgtaagagGAAAATTATTAGATCCAaactaataaacattatatacaattaattaacttaaacttTAACGTAACAAcgaaatcaaaaaattaatttctaattttataatagagGTTCAAAAAATGTTACCTATGTAGATAATGACCCTTTAAATAGTTAATTCTTTCTTTCGAAATTGTATTTCTAATACGTTTATCAAACGCCGAAAATCACAATCTGTCGGTATCATGAACAAGTGCGTCGTCAGAACATTACGAATAGGTAAACGTTTTCCGCGCGCAATGCACCTACACTACACACCTATAGATTAGTGATGTCCCTGACATTGCTCGCTTTGACACACTTCCGATAAAGTCTAGAACCGCGCTACACTGctagcatttatttttttctttctaatgcAGTTGCAGAAAATACGCAATTactactttttagccgacttcaaacagaaggaggttatcaattcgactgtatttttctttatgtgtgttaccgcaaaactccgcccctggtggttcgattttgataaaaaatattttaatcgaaaggaagtgcttgcagatgggtcccattttttttattttttcaaataactagaagactaccgaaactagtcggtgccgtcaccggacgatcacacgtaagttaagccgttcttaattaattatttattacgtcTCACGAaggtttaaacaatttaattgagagaaaaatattgcaatgtCAACAAAACATCGACAGCTATTGAAAGAATTTGAATGAAAACAAAGTGCATTCAGTTTGTATTGCGAGTGATTATATTCTAGCGAAGCAATTACGATAGGTTATGTAAGTGCGCGATAACGCGGTGACAGCATCGACCCCCGCTCGCCCCTCGCCACCGCCGCCCCCGTCGCGCTGCGCCCGTGCAAGCGCAAGCGCACGGTGTCAAGTGCGAGGTGAGTAGATCGTAACCACGGACTTGCGCGATCAACTCCAGCCATGCCTACAATAATATCGGTTTATTGCAAACACTACTGACCTAATtcgtaacaataacaaaacttaTCACTCATATCACAGCCAATCAAAGTAAACGTTAGAACCTGTATCCATTTTAGCGaccttagaaaataaattagcaCATAATTTATGCAAGTTGCATTATGATTACTTCTAGACGACAATTGGTACCTTGGTCTTCCAAGTTTGGGTCAATCGGATACTAATCCCACTTACATGATTTTTACTATACTCGCTATGTTAAGGTTGGTACttcattattgtttatgtttcaTAAGAGTCGTAAGGATATATGCAACCGCGGTTGTGGCTACGTATTACCACATTGTGCATATGCGAAAACACCGCGGTCTTCTAAACCCCACAGACTCCGTCCCCTCCCGCGTCAAGATCAAATGCCGAACACACACCAGTGCTCAGTCAATGCAGTATGCATCATAAGGATCACtatcaaaaatttattcaagataagaaaacaagtaaaaatagaaaaagctTAAGACGATAAAATCAATTCAAGCTAAACAGGTCATGTCATGATCCATATTCATTAAAGGAAATAAGTACAACGTCCGCATGTAGAACAAAACGGAAGATGAGGAGTTTACCAAATAAAAATCGAATTTGGTCAGCCTGTGATGGTAGTTATTGTGACCTCAGAATTAGTACGATATTGTATTGTGTAATTTAGAGTCATGAAGGAATCGTCTTGAATACTTGAATATTGAATACAGAAGACGAAAATATACCTTGTAAAATACATACTGTATACGTTTTCTCGTTCATAAataccttttatttataactagttgtcacccgcgactccgtccgcgtcgaataaaaaaacttaataagtagcctatgtgttcttccagaataccttcaaacatccattcatccatctaaacattcgcatttataatattcgtaagaTAAGATATGTATTTTACCTATATCTTATTCAATTGATAATTATGTAGTTTAAAAACGTTGAGATTTCTACGTGATTACATTTTAAGattgtcataatttaaaataagtacgTTTAGTTTATACTCCATTAGCCATTAGCTGAACATACgaacatttaaaactagcttttatccgcgactccgtccgcgcggaataaaaaaatagaaaatgggataaaaattatcttatgtccgtttcctggttctaagctacctgcccaccaattttcagtcaaatcgattcagccgttcttgagttataaatagtgtaactaacacgactttcttttatatatatagataagattcGGACTGAAACACATTCGCATTAGTAATTTGTTAATAAGATAAGGTGATATGTGTTTCAgttcgaattttaaatatttgtatgttcagctagtgtagtatataatatatttcaatacgaAAACGAACTTTTGGCAAATATCCAATAAACTGTAtagtaataatttgaattattcgTTCCTTAATAATGCTATGTAAAGATTAATTCAATTGTGTAATAATTGACATGCATTGAGAGCCCATTGTTAAAGCATCGTTGAGATGACGTTGATTTACAACTGACTGCTTGCGATTTGAGATGCGCAGGGCTTTGATGGATACAAGCATATCCACTTACCCACAACTAATTGCAACATAATCTAACTGTACCTAGATATAAgacaataa
This DNA window, taken from Papilio machaon chromosome Z, ilPapMach1.1, whole genome shotgun sequence, encodes the following:
- the LOC106715943 gene encoding protein cycle; translation: MAREYTLVQEFYLHMHELQPTPQHYHHYDVAHSESYEMANCENSLATPAPSTVTVLDNSTRKRKPSSYGSASVYDDDGTDETRSTRTMPDKKQNHSEIEKRRRDKMNTYISELSAMIPMCGAMSRKLDKLTVLRMAVQYLRSVRGALSAGPLTARPRPAFLSERELNTMVLHAAHNAFLIVVGCDRGRLLYVSTSVSRMLNYDQSELLGQSLFDILHPKDVAKVKEQLSSSDLSPRERLIDAKTMLPVKADMVTGASRLCPGARRSFFCRIKCRAITSAASTPSVSGSSSQQSGGQVKEEGEGSSKMRKKQNEKKYCVVQCTGYLKSWTPAELEGGSVAGDGGEDGEAGNISCLVAVGRALPDLSPTLGQQVPIPTRSPARCLQYISRHATDGKFLFVDQRVTLALGFLPQELLGTSLYEYVSAQELGGVARTHKLALLRREPAHTLPYSFRRKDGSLARITTHFKPFKNPWTKDVECLVANNTLVTDSYTPPQHDEQDSYEIYKQKTASCAMFPRDLTDAISEGDAEMQRLIDSQVESHKIGSAIAEDALRRPSTDFSPEVPTNLLQDAVFNQQVRILSDSPPQNDPVEGLSPSTPPPVSPPLPSLGLDGNGEAAMAVIMSLLEADAGLGGPVNFSGLPWPLP